From Brienomyrus brachyistius isolate T26 chromosome 21, BBRACH_0.4, whole genome shotgun sequence, the proteins below share one genomic window:
- the prpf38b gene encoding pre-mRNA-splicing factor 38B isoform X16 — translation MANAVTGNQQQQQQQQVVAKPVGSGKHGNVLPLWGNEKTMNLNPMILTNILSSPYFKVQLYELKTYHEVVDEIYFKVTHAEPWEKGSRKTAGQTGMCGGVRGVGTGGIVSTAFCLLYKLFTLKLTRKQVMGLITHTDSPYIRALGFMYIRYTQPPTDLVDWFDPFLDDEEELDVKAGGGCVMTIGEMLRSFLTKLEWFSTLFPRIPVPVQKAIDQQMKSRPRKAPENDGHQDTAQETTWQAERRRSRSPRRTPSPRRSPNRSRSQSRHRDRRGASFDRELERERDRQRKEREGKDKDKDRDRPERDQDRDRRERVDKDRRRSRSIDRPLDRRRSRSKDRKRSRSGSRDRKIDRKDREREVENDRARRKDRASERERSKERRSKGEPEDKKHDERHREERTVRKPSRSKSREKKGKGERSRKRSQSRGRIDSEDKAKKRERSQSRERSNKGSRSREQSHKRSRSRERSNKGSQSRERSNKGSQSRERSNKGSQSRERSHKSSQSRERSHKSSQSRERSHKSSQSRERSHKSSRSRERSHKRSRSKERTHRRELSDTSDSKHQNRSPSAEQVDGKQDSREKST, via the exons ATGGCCAACGCGGTTACCGGgaatcagcagcagcagcagcagcagcaggtcgTGGCCAAGCCCGTCGGCTCGGGGAAGCACGGCAATGTGTTGCCTCTCTGGGGCAACGAGAAGACGATGAACCTGAATCCGATGATTCTGACCAACATACTGTCGTCGCCGTATTTCAAGGTCCAGCTCTATGAGCTGAAAACGTACCACGAGGTTGTGGACGAGATCTACTTCAAG GTGACTCATGCCGAGCCGTGGGAGAAAGGTAGCAGGAAAACGGCGGGCCAGACTGGAATGTGTGGAGGG GTCCGTGGTGTTGGAACTGGTGGCATAGTCTCCactgccttctgcctgctgtacaAACTGTTCACGCTAAAGTTGACTCGTAAGCAGGTGATGGGACTCATCACACATACCGACTCTCCCTACATCAGAGCCCTAGGCTTCATGTATATAAG ATACACACAGCCTCCCACAGACCTTGTGGATTGGTTTGACCCGTTCCTTGATGATGAGGAG GAGCTGGACGTGAAAGCCGGGGGAGGTTGTGTCATGACGATCGGCGAAATGCTACGTTCCTTCCTCACCAAGCTAGAATGGTTCTCCACCCTTTTCCCacgcatccctgtgcctgttcaGAAGGCGATCGACCAGCAGATGAAGAGTCGACCCAGGAAAGCTCCTGAGAATGATGGCCaccaggacactgcacaggaaaCGACGTGGCAGGCTGAGCGGCGGCGCTCCAG GAGTCCCAGGAGGACTCCGAGTCCTCGGAGGTCACCTAATAGATCACGGAGTCAGAGCCGTCACCGTGACAGGCGTGGCGCCAGCTTCGACCGTGAACTGGAGAGGGAGCGAGACCGACAAAGGAAGGAAAGGGAAGGCAAGGACAAGGACAAGGACCGGGACCGTCCAGAGAGAGATCAAGACCGTGACCGGAGGGAGAGGGTGGACAAGGACCGACGGCGCTCCCGAAGCATCGACCGGCCCTTAGATCGGCGGCGGAGCCGGAGCAAAGACCGCAAGCGAAGCCGTAGTGGCAGCCGCGATCGGAAGATTGACCGTAAAGATCGAGAGCGGGAGGTGGAGAACGACCGAGCCAGGAGGAAGGACAGGGCCAGCGAGAGGGAGAGATCAAAAGAGAGACGGTCCAAAGGAGAGCCAGAAGACAAGAAGCATGATGAGAGGCACAGGGAGGAACGTACAGTGAGGAAGCCAAGCCGGAGTAAGAGTAGGGAAAAAAAGGGCAAGGGTGAAAGGTCCCGCAAACGTAGCCAGAGCAGGGGTAGAATAGACAGCGAGGACAAGGCCAAGAAAAGAGAGCGTAGCCAGAGCAGAGAACGGTCTAACAAGGGCAGCCGTAGCAGGGAGCAGTCTCACAAACGTAGCCGTAGCAGGGAGCGATCTAACAAGGGCAGCCAGAGCAGGGAGAGGTCTAACAAGGGCAGCCAGAGCAGGGAGAGGTCTAACAAGGGCAGCCAGAGCAGGGAGAG GTCTCACAAGAGCAGCCAGAGCAGAGAGAGGTCTCACAAGAGCAGCCAGAGCAGAGAGAGGTCTCACAAGAGCAGCCAGAGCAGAGAGAGGTCTCACAAGAGCAGCCGGAGCAGGGAGAGGTCTCACAAGCGTAGCCGGAGCAAGGAACGCACTCACCGCCGAGAACTAAGCGACACGAGTGACAGCAAGCATCAGAATAGAAGTCCGAGTGCAGAACAGGTTGATGGGAAGCAGGATAGCAGAGAAAAATCCACTTAA
- the prpf38b gene encoding pre-mRNA-splicing factor 38B isoform X23 — MANAVTGNQQQQQQQQVVAKPVGSGKHGNVLPLWGNEKTMNLNPMILTNILSSPYFKVQLYELKTYHEVVDEIYFKVTHAEPWEKGSRKTAGQTGMCGGVRGVGTGGIVSTAFCLLYKLFTLKLTRKQVMGLITHTDSPYIRALGFMYIRYTQPPTDLVDWFDPFLDDEEELDVKAGGGCVMTIGEMLRSFLTKLEWFSTLFPRIPVPVQKAIDQQMKSRPRKAPENDGHQDTAQETTWQAERRRSRSPRRTPSPRRSPNRSRSQSRHRDRRGASFDRELERERDRQRKEREGKDKDKDRDRPERDQDRDRRERVDKDRRRSRSIDRPLDRRRSRSKDRKRSRSGSRDRKIDRKDREREVENDRARRKDRASERERSKERRSKGEPEDKKHDERHREERTVRKPSRSKSREKKGKGERSRKRSQSRGRIDSEDKAKKRERSQSRERSNKGSRSREQSHKRSRSRERSNKGSQSRERSNKGSQSRERSNKGSQSRERSHKSSQSRERSHKSSQSRERSHKSSRSRERSHKRSRSKERTHRRELSDTSDSKHQNRSPSAEQVDGKQDSREKST, encoded by the exons ATGGCCAACGCGGTTACCGGgaatcagcagcagcagcagcagcagcaggtcgTGGCCAAGCCCGTCGGCTCGGGGAAGCACGGCAATGTGTTGCCTCTCTGGGGCAACGAGAAGACGATGAACCTGAATCCGATGATTCTGACCAACATACTGTCGTCGCCGTATTTCAAGGTCCAGCTCTATGAGCTGAAAACGTACCACGAGGTTGTGGACGAGATCTACTTCAAG GTGACTCATGCCGAGCCGTGGGAGAAAGGTAGCAGGAAAACGGCGGGCCAGACTGGAATGTGTGGAGGG GTCCGTGGTGTTGGAACTGGTGGCATAGTCTCCactgccttctgcctgctgtacaAACTGTTCACGCTAAAGTTGACTCGTAAGCAGGTGATGGGACTCATCACACATACCGACTCTCCCTACATCAGAGCCCTAGGCTTCATGTATATAAG ATACACACAGCCTCCCACAGACCTTGTGGATTGGTTTGACCCGTTCCTTGATGATGAGGAG GAGCTGGACGTGAAAGCCGGGGGAGGTTGTGTCATGACGATCGGCGAAATGCTACGTTCCTTCCTCACCAAGCTAGAATGGTTCTCCACCCTTTTCCCacgcatccctgtgcctgttcaGAAGGCGATCGACCAGCAGATGAAGAGTCGACCCAGGAAAGCTCCTGAGAATGATGGCCaccaggacactgcacaggaaaCGACGTGGCAGGCTGAGCGGCGGCGCTCCAG GAGTCCCAGGAGGACTCCGAGTCCTCGGAGGTCACCTAATAGATCACGGAGTCAGAGCCGTCACCGTGACAGGCGTGGCGCCAGCTTCGACCGTGAACTGGAGAGGGAGCGAGACCGACAAAGGAAGGAAAGGGAAGGCAAGGACAAGGACAAGGACCGGGACCGTCCAGAGAGAGATCAAGACCGTGACCGGAGGGAGAGGGTGGACAAGGACCGACGGCGCTCCCGAAGCATCGACCGGCCCTTAGATCGGCGGCGGAGCCGGAGCAAAGACCGCAAGCGAAGCCGTAGTGGCAGCCGCGATCGGAAGATTGACCGTAAAGATCGAGAGCGGGAGGTGGAGAACGACCGAGCCAGGAGGAAGGACAGGGCCAGCGAGAGGGAGAGATCAAAAGAGAGACGGTCCAAAGGAGAGCCAGAAGACAAGAAGCATGATGAGAGGCACAGGGAGGAACGTACAGTGAGGAAGCCAAGCCGGAGTAAGAGTAGGGAAAAAAAGGGCAAGGGTGAAAGGTCCCGCAAACGTAGCCAGAGCAGGGGTAGAATAGACAGCGAGGACAAGGCCAAGAAAAGAGAGCGTAGCCAGAGCAGAGAACGGTCTAACAAGGGCAGCCGTAGCAGGGAGCAGTCTCACAAACGTAGCCGTAGCAGGGAGCGATCTAACAAGGGCAGCCAGAGCAGGGAGAGGTCTAACAAGGGCAGCCAGAGCAGGGAGAGGTCTAACAAGGGCAGCCAGAGCAGGGAGAG GTCTCACAAGAGCAGCCAGAGCAGAGAGAGGTCTCACAAGAGCAGCCAGAGCAGAGAGAGGTCTCACAAGAGCAGCCGGAGCAGGGAGAGGTCTCACAAGCGTAGCCGGAGCAAGGAACGCACTCACCGCCGAGAACTAAGCGACACGAGTGACAGCAAGCATCAGAATAGAAGTCCGAGTGCAGAACAGGTTGATGGGAAGCAGGATAGCAGAGAAAAATCCACTTAA
- the prpf38b gene encoding pre-mRNA-splicing factor 38B isoform X15, with protein MANAVTGNQQQQQQQQVVAKPVGSGKHGNVLPLWGNEKTMNLNPMILTNILSSPYFKVQLYELKTYHEVVDEIYFKVTHAEPWEKGSRKTAGQTGMCGGVRGVGTGGIVSTAFCLLYKLFTLKLTRKQVMGLITHTDSPYIRALGFMYIRYTQPPTDLVDWFDPFLDDEEELDVKAGGGCVMTIGEMLRSFLTKLEWFSTLFPRIPVPVQKAIDQQMKSRPRKAPENDGHQDTAQETTWQAERRRSRSPRRTPSPRRSPNRSRSQSRHRDRRGASFDRELERERDRQRKEREGKDKDKDRDRPERDQDRDRRERVDKDRRRSRSIDRPLDRRRSRSKDRKRSRSGSRDRKIDRKDREREVENDRARRKDRASERERSKERRSKGEPEDKKHDERHREERTVRKPSRSKSREKKGKGERSRKRSQSRGRIDSEDKAKKRERSQSRERSNKGSRSREQSHKRSRSRERSNKGSQSRERSNKGSQSRERSHKSSRSRERSHKSSQSRERSHKSSQSRERSHKSSQSRERSHKSSRSRERSHKRSRSKERTHRRELSDTSDSKHQNRSPSAEQVDGKQDSREKST; from the exons ATGGCCAACGCGGTTACCGGgaatcagcagcagcagcagcagcagcaggtcgTGGCCAAGCCCGTCGGCTCGGGGAAGCACGGCAATGTGTTGCCTCTCTGGGGCAACGAGAAGACGATGAACCTGAATCCGATGATTCTGACCAACATACTGTCGTCGCCGTATTTCAAGGTCCAGCTCTATGAGCTGAAAACGTACCACGAGGTTGTGGACGAGATCTACTTCAAG GTGACTCATGCCGAGCCGTGGGAGAAAGGTAGCAGGAAAACGGCGGGCCAGACTGGAATGTGTGGAGGG GTCCGTGGTGTTGGAACTGGTGGCATAGTCTCCactgccttctgcctgctgtacaAACTGTTCACGCTAAAGTTGACTCGTAAGCAGGTGATGGGACTCATCACACATACCGACTCTCCCTACATCAGAGCCCTAGGCTTCATGTATATAAG ATACACACAGCCTCCCACAGACCTTGTGGATTGGTTTGACCCGTTCCTTGATGATGAGGAG GAGCTGGACGTGAAAGCCGGGGGAGGTTGTGTCATGACGATCGGCGAAATGCTACGTTCCTTCCTCACCAAGCTAGAATGGTTCTCCACCCTTTTCCCacgcatccctgtgcctgttcaGAAGGCGATCGACCAGCAGATGAAGAGTCGACCCAGGAAAGCTCCTGAGAATGATGGCCaccaggacactgcacaggaaaCGACGTGGCAGGCTGAGCGGCGGCGCTCCAG GAGTCCCAGGAGGACTCCGAGTCCTCGGAGGTCACCTAATAGATCACGGAGTCAGAGCCGTCACCGTGACAGGCGTGGCGCCAGCTTCGACCGTGAACTGGAGAGGGAGCGAGACCGACAAAGGAAGGAAAGGGAAGGCAAGGACAAGGACAAGGACCGGGACCGTCCAGAGAGAGATCAAGACCGTGACCGGAGGGAGAGGGTGGACAAGGACCGACGGCGCTCCCGAAGCATCGACCGGCCCTTAGATCGGCGGCGGAGCCGGAGCAAAGACCGCAAGCGAAGCCGTAGTGGCAGCCGCGATCGGAAGATTGACCGTAAAGATCGAGAGCGGGAGGTGGAGAACGACCGAGCCAGGAGGAAGGACAGGGCCAGCGAGAGGGAGAGATCAAAAGAGAGACGGTCCAAAGGAGAGCCAGAAGACAAGAAGCATGATGAGAGGCACAGGGAGGAACGTACAGTGAGGAAGCCAAGCCGGAGTAAGAGTAGGGAAAAAAAGGGCAAGGGTGAAAGGTCCCGCAAACGTAGCCAGAGCAGGGGTAGAATAGACAGCGAGGACAAGGCCAAGAAAAGAGAGCGTAGCCAGAGCAGAGAACGGTCTAACAAGGGCAGCCGTAGCAGGGAGCAGTCTCACAAACGTAGCCGTAGCAGGGAGCGATCTAACAAGGGCAGCCAGAGCAGGGAGAGGTCTAACAAGGGCAGCCAGAGCAGGGAGAG GTCTCACAAGAGCAGCCGGAGCAGGGAGAGGTCTCACAAGAGCAGCCAGAGCAGAGAGAGGTCTCACAAGAGCAGCCAGAGCAGAGAGAGGTCTCACAAGAGCAGCCAGAGCAGAGAGAGGTCTCACAAGAGCAGCCGGAGCAGGGAGAGGTCTCACAAGCGTAGCCGGAGCAAGGAACGCACTCACCGCCGAGAACTAAGCGACACGAGTGACAGCAAGCATCAGAATAGAAGTCCGAGTGCAGAACAGGTTGATGGGAAGCAGGATAGCAGAGAAAAATCCACTTAA
- the prpf38b gene encoding pre-mRNA-splicing factor 38B isoform X39 produces the protein MANAVTGNQQQQQQQQVVAKPVGSGKHGNVLPLWGNEKTMNLNPMILTNILSSPYFKVQLYELKTYHEVVDEIYFKVTHAEPWEKGSRKTAGQTGMCGGVRGVGTGGIVSTAFCLLYKLFTLKLTRKQVMGLITHTDSPYIRALGFMYIRYTQPPTDLVDWFDPFLDDEEELDVKAGGGCVMTIGEMLRSFLTKLEWFSTLFPRIPVPVQKAIDQQMKSRPRKAPENDGHQDTAQETTWQAERRRSRSPRRTPSPRRSPNRSRSQSRHRDRRGASFDRELERERDRQRKEREGKDKDKDRDRPERDQDRDRRERVDKDRRRSRSIDRPLDRRRSRSKDRKRSRSGSRDRKIDRKDREREVENDRARRKDRASERERSKERRSKGEPEDKKHDERHREERTVRKPSRSKSREKKGKGERSRKRSQSRGRIDSEDKAKKRERSQSRERSNKGSRSREQSHKRSRSRERSNKGSQSRERSHKSSQSRERSHKSSRSRERSHKRSRSKERTHRRELSDTSDSKHQNRSPSAEQVDGKQDSREKST, from the exons ATGGCCAACGCGGTTACCGGgaatcagcagcagcagcagcagcagcaggtcgTGGCCAAGCCCGTCGGCTCGGGGAAGCACGGCAATGTGTTGCCTCTCTGGGGCAACGAGAAGACGATGAACCTGAATCCGATGATTCTGACCAACATACTGTCGTCGCCGTATTTCAAGGTCCAGCTCTATGAGCTGAAAACGTACCACGAGGTTGTGGACGAGATCTACTTCAAG GTGACTCATGCCGAGCCGTGGGAGAAAGGTAGCAGGAAAACGGCGGGCCAGACTGGAATGTGTGGAGGG GTCCGTGGTGTTGGAACTGGTGGCATAGTCTCCactgccttctgcctgctgtacaAACTGTTCACGCTAAAGTTGACTCGTAAGCAGGTGATGGGACTCATCACACATACCGACTCTCCCTACATCAGAGCCCTAGGCTTCATGTATATAAG ATACACACAGCCTCCCACAGACCTTGTGGATTGGTTTGACCCGTTCCTTGATGATGAGGAG GAGCTGGACGTGAAAGCCGGGGGAGGTTGTGTCATGACGATCGGCGAAATGCTACGTTCCTTCCTCACCAAGCTAGAATGGTTCTCCACCCTTTTCCCacgcatccctgtgcctgttcaGAAGGCGATCGACCAGCAGATGAAGAGTCGACCCAGGAAAGCTCCTGAGAATGATGGCCaccaggacactgcacaggaaaCGACGTGGCAGGCTGAGCGGCGGCGCTCCAG GAGTCCCAGGAGGACTCCGAGTCCTCGGAGGTCACCTAATAGATCACGGAGTCAGAGCCGTCACCGTGACAGGCGTGGCGCCAGCTTCGACCGTGAACTGGAGAGGGAGCGAGACCGACAAAGGAAGGAAAGGGAAGGCAAGGACAAGGACAAGGACCGGGACCGTCCAGAGAGAGATCAAGACCGTGACCGGAGGGAGAGGGTGGACAAGGACCGACGGCGCTCCCGAAGCATCGACCGGCCCTTAGATCGGCGGCGGAGCCGGAGCAAAGACCGCAAGCGAAGCCGTAGTGGCAGCCGCGATCGGAAGATTGACCGTAAAGATCGAGAGCGGGAGGTGGAGAACGACCGAGCCAGGAGGAAGGACAGGGCCAGCGAGAGGGAGAGATCAAAAGAGAGACGGTCCAAAGGAGAGCCAGAAGACAAGAAGCATGATGAGAGGCACAGGGAGGAACGTACAGTGAGGAAGCCAAGCCGGAGTAAGAGTAGGGAAAAAAAGGGCAAGGGTGAAAGGTCCCGCAAACGTAGCCAGAGCAGGGGTAGAATAGACAGCGAGGACAAGGCCAAGAAAAGAGAGCGTAGCCAGAGCAGAGAACGGTCTAACAAGGGCAGCCGTAGCAGGGAGCAGTCTCACAAACGTAGCCGTAGCAGGGAGCGATCTAACAAGGGCAGCCAGAGCAGGGAGAG GTCTCACAAGAGCAGCCAGAGCAGAGAGAGGTCTCACAAGAGCAGCCGGAGCAGGGAGAGGTCTCACAAGCGTAGCCGGAGCAAGGAACGCACTCACCGCCGAGAACTAAGCGACACGAGTGACAGCAAGCATCAGAATAGAAGTCCGAGTGCAGAACAGGTTGATGGGAAGCAGGATAGCAGAGAAAAATCCACTTAA
- the prpf38b gene encoding pre-mRNA-splicing factor 38B isoform X1, with translation MANAVTGNQQQQQQQQVVAKPVGSGKHGNVLPLWGNEKTMNLNPMILTNILSSPYFKVQLYELKTYHEVVDEIYFKVTHAEPWEKGSRKTAGQTGMCGGVRGVGTGGIVSTAFCLLYKLFTLKLTRKQVMGLITHTDSPYIRALGFMYIRYTQPPTDLVDWFDPFLDDEEELDVKAGGGCVMTIGEMLRSFLTKLEWFSTLFPRIPVPVQKAIDQQMKSRPRKAPENDGHQDTAQETTWQAERRRSRSPRRTPSPRRSPNRSRSQSRHRDRRGASFDRELERERDRQRKEREGKDKDKDRDRPERDQDRDRRERVDKDRRRSRSIDRPLDRRRSRSKDRKRSRSGSRDRKIDRKDREREVENDRARRKDRASERERSKERRSKGEPEDKKHDERHREERTVRKPSRSKSREKKGKGERSRKRSQSRGRIDSEDKAKKRERSQSRERSNKGSRSREQSHKRSRSRERSNKGSQSRERSNKGSQSRERSNKGSQSRERSNKGSQSRERSNKGSQSRERSHKSSRSRERSHKSSRSRERSHKSSQSRERSHKSSQSRERSHKSSQSRERSHKSSRSRERSHKRSRSKERTHRRELSDTSDSKHQNRSPSAEQVDGKQDSREKST, from the exons ATGGCCAACGCGGTTACCGGgaatcagcagcagcagcagcagcagcaggtcgTGGCCAAGCCCGTCGGCTCGGGGAAGCACGGCAATGTGTTGCCTCTCTGGGGCAACGAGAAGACGATGAACCTGAATCCGATGATTCTGACCAACATACTGTCGTCGCCGTATTTCAAGGTCCAGCTCTATGAGCTGAAAACGTACCACGAGGTTGTGGACGAGATCTACTTCAAG GTGACTCATGCCGAGCCGTGGGAGAAAGGTAGCAGGAAAACGGCGGGCCAGACTGGAATGTGTGGAGGG GTCCGTGGTGTTGGAACTGGTGGCATAGTCTCCactgccttctgcctgctgtacaAACTGTTCACGCTAAAGTTGACTCGTAAGCAGGTGATGGGACTCATCACACATACCGACTCTCCCTACATCAGAGCCCTAGGCTTCATGTATATAAG ATACACACAGCCTCCCACAGACCTTGTGGATTGGTTTGACCCGTTCCTTGATGATGAGGAG GAGCTGGACGTGAAAGCCGGGGGAGGTTGTGTCATGACGATCGGCGAAATGCTACGTTCCTTCCTCACCAAGCTAGAATGGTTCTCCACCCTTTTCCCacgcatccctgtgcctgttcaGAAGGCGATCGACCAGCAGATGAAGAGTCGACCCAGGAAAGCTCCTGAGAATGATGGCCaccaggacactgcacaggaaaCGACGTGGCAGGCTGAGCGGCGGCGCTCCAG GAGTCCCAGGAGGACTCCGAGTCCTCGGAGGTCACCTAATAGATCACGGAGTCAGAGCCGTCACCGTGACAGGCGTGGCGCCAGCTTCGACCGTGAACTGGAGAGGGAGCGAGACCGACAAAGGAAGGAAAGGGAAGGCAAGGACAAGGACAAGGACCGGGACCGTCCAGAGAGAGATCAAGACCGTGACCGGAGGGAGAGGGTGGACAAGGACCGACGGCGCTCCCGAAGCATCGACCGGCCCTTAGATCGGCGGCGGAGCCGGAGCAAAGACCGCAAGCGAAGCCGTAGTGGCAGCCGCGATCGGAAGATTGACCGTAAAGATCGAGAGCGGGAGGTGGAGAACGACCGAGCCAGGAGGAAGGACAGGGCCAGCGAGAGGGAGAGATCAAAAGAGAGACGGTCCAAAGGAGAGCCAGAAGACAAGAAGCATGATGAGAGGCACAGGGAGGAACGTACAGTGAGGAAGCCAAGCCGGAGTAAGAGTAGGGAAAAAAAGGGCAAGGGTGAAAGGTCCCGCAAACGTAGCCAGAGCAGGGGTAGAATAGACAGCGAGGACAAGGCCAAGAAAAGAGAGCGTAGCCAGAGCAGAGAACGGTCTAACAAGGGCAGCCGTAGCAGGGAGCAGTCTCACAAACGTAGCCGTAGCAGGGAGCGATCTAACAAGGGCAGCCAGAGCAGGGAGAGGTCTAACAAGGGCAGCCAGAGCAGGGAGAGGTCTAACAAGGGCAGCCAGAGCAGGGAGAGGTCTAACAAGGGCAGCCAGAGCAGGGAGAGGTCTAACAAGGGCAGCCAGAGCAGGGAGAGGTCTCACAAGAGCAGCCGGAGCAGGGAGAGGTCTCACAAGAGCAGCCGGAGCAGGGAGAGGTCTCACAAGAGCAGCCAGAGCAGAGAGAGGTCTCACAAGAGCAGCCAGAGCAGAGAGAGGTCTCACAAGAGCAGCCAGAGCAGAGAGAGGTCTCACAAGAGCAGCCGGAGCAGGGAGAGGTCTCACAAGCGTAGCCGGAGCAAGGAACGCACTCACCGCCGAGAACTAAGCGACACGAGTGACAGCAAGCATCAGAATAGAAGTCCGAGTGCAGAACAGGTTGATGGGAAGCAGGATAGCAGAGAAAAATCCACTTAA
- the prpf38b gene encoding pre-mRNA-splicing factor 38B isoform X19, with the protein MANAVTGNQQQQQQQQVVAKPVGSGKHGNVLPLWGNEKTMNLNPMILTNILSSPYFKVQLYELKTYHEVVDEIYFKVTHAEPWEKGSRKTAGQTGMCGGVRGVGTGGIVSTAFCLLYKLFTLKLTRKQVMGLITHTDSPYIRALGFMYIRYTQPPTDLVDWFDPFLDDEEELDVKAGGGCVMTIGEMLRSFLTKLEWFSTLFPRIPVPVQKAIDQQMKSRPRKAPENDGHQDTAQETTWQAERRRSRSPRRTPSPRRSPNRSRSQSRHRDRRGASFDRELERERDRQRKEREGKDKDKDRDRPERDQDRDRRERVDKDRRRSRSIDRPLDRRRSRSKDRKRSRSGSRDRKIDRKDREREVENDRARRKDRASERERSKERRSKGEPEDKKHDERHREERTVRKPSRSKSREKKGKGERSRKRSQSRGRIDSEDKAKKRERSQSRERSNKGSRSREQSHKRSRSRERSNKGSQSRERSNKGSQSRERSNKGSQSRERSNKGSQSRERSNKGSQSRERSHKSSRSRERSHKSSRSRERSHKRSRSKERTHRRELSDTSDSKHQNRSPSAEQVDGKQDSREKST; encoded by the exons ATGGCCAACGCGGTTACCGGgaatcagcagcagcagcagcagcagcaggtcgTGGCCAAGCCCGTCGGCTCGGGGAAGCACGGCAATGTGTTGCCTCTCTGGGGCAACGAGAAGACGATGAACCTGAATCCGATGATTCTGACCAACATACTGTCGTCGCCGTATTTCAAGGTCCAGCTCTATGAGCTGAAAACGTACCACGAGGTTGTGGACGAGATCTACTTCAAG GTGACTCATGCCGAGCCGTGGGAGAAAGGTAGCAGGAAAACGGCGGGCCAGACTGGAATGTGTGGAGGG GTCCGTGGTGTTGGAACTGGTGGCATAGTCTCCactgccttctgcctgctgtacaAACTGTTCACGCTAAAGTTGACTCGTAAGCAGGTGATGGGACTCATCACACATACCGACTCTCCCTACATCAGAGCCCTAGGCTTCATGTATATAAG ATACACACAGCCTCCCACAGACCTTGTGGATTGGTTTGACCCGTTCCTTGATGATGAGGAG GAGCTGGACGTGAAAGCCGGGGGAGGTTGTGTCATGACGATCGGCGAAATGCTACGTTCCTTCCTCACCAAGCTAGAATGGTTCTCCACCCTTTTCCCacgcatccctgtgcctgttcaGAAGGCGATCGACCAGCAGATGAAGAGTCGACCCAGGAAAGCTCCTGAGAATGATGGCCaccaggacactgcacaggaaaCGACGTGGCAGGCTGAGCGGCGGCGCTCCAG GAGTCCCAGGAGGACTCCGAGTCCTCGGAGGTCACCTAATAGATCACGGAGTCAGAGCCGTCACCGTGACAGGCGTGGCGCCAGCTTCGACCGTGAACTGGAGAGGGAGCGAGACCGACAAAGGAAGGAAAGGGAAGGCAAGGACAAGGACAAGGACCGGGACCGTCCAGAGAGAGATCAAGACCGTGACCGGAGGGAGAGGGTGGACAAGGACCGACGGCGCTCCCGAAGCATCGACCGGCCCTTAGATCGGCGGCGGAGCCGGAGCAAAGACCGCAAGCGAAGCCGTAGTGGCAGCCGCGATCGGAAGATTGACCGTAAAGATCGAGAGCGGGAGGTGGAGAACGACCGAGCCAGGAGGAAGGACAGGGCCAGCGAGAGGGAGAGATCAAAAGAGAGACGGTCCAAAGGAGAGCCAGAAGACAAGAAGCATGATGAGAGGCACAGGGAGGAACGTACAGTGAGGAAGCCAAGCCGGAGTAAGAGTAGGGAAAAAAAGGGCAAGGGTGAAAGGTCCCGCAAACGTAGCCAGAGCAGGGGTAGAATAGACAGCGAGGACAAGGCCAAGAAAAGAGAGCGTAGCCAGAGCAGAGAACGGTCTAACAAGGGCAGCCGTAGCAGGGAGCAGTCTCACAAACGTAGCCGTAGCAGGGAGCGATCTAACAAGGGCAGCCAGAGCAGGGAGAGGTCTAACAAGGGCAGCCAGAGCAGGGAGAGGTCTAACAAGGGCAGCCAGAGCAGGGAGAGGTCTAACAAGGGCAGCCAGAGCAGGGAGAGGTCTAACAAGGGCAGCCAGAGCAGGGAGAGGTCTCACAAGAGCAGCCGGAGCAGGGAGAG GTCTCACAAGAGCAGCCGGAGCAGGGAGAGGTCTCACAAGCGTAGCCGGAGCAAGGAACGCACTCACCGCCGAGAACTAAGCGACACGAGTGACAGCAAGCATCAGAATAGAAGTCCGAGTGCAGAACAGGTTGATGGGAAGCAGGATAGCAGAGAAAAATCCACTTAA